The nucleotide sequence CGCGCCGGACGATCCCGCTGGTCCGAGACTGCCACAACCGGCTCACGTCAAAAGAACGCTTCGTTCCCGTCCAAGGCAACATCAAAAAGCTCTCCATATGTTCATTCGAACATAAATCTTGATCAAACGAAATAAGAAATTGCGCGTTTCTGGTTCGGATGATAATATTTCAATCAGATACATGCTCAAGATGACAAACAAGCGACAGACGCTGATCCTCGAAATCGTGCGCGAAAAGGGTTTCGCCTCGATCGAGCATCTTGCTGCGCATTTCAACGTGACGCAGCAAACCGCACGCCGGATCGTGAACCAGCTTTGCGATCAGGGTTTGCTGCGCCGCATCCATGGCGGTGTTGGCCTGCCGGTCTCGAACCAGAATCTCGCCTATGAAAGCCGGCAAGGCCTGAACTTCGAGGCCAAGCGGCAGATCGCGCAGGCGGTCTTCAATTTCATTCCCGACGGCGCGTCGATCATGATCGGGCTCGGGACGACGCCCGAATATGTCGCGCGGGCGCTCGCGGACCGAAAAAATCTGCGCGTCATCACCAACAATCTCAATGTGGCGTCTGCGTTCGCACGCAACCCCGATGTCGAAATCACAATCGCGGGCGGAACGCTACGCCCGCTCGATCGCGACATCATCGGCGACGCGGCGGTGCGCTTCTTCTCGCGCTTCAAGACCGATATCGGGATTTTCGGTGTCGGCGGCATCGACGAGGAAGGCACGTTGCTCGATTTTTATTCCGGCGAGGTCCAGGCGCGCCAGGCCATCGTTGCGAATTGCCGGACTGCCCTGCTGGTCGCCGACGCCAGCAAGTTCGGCCGCAGCGCCACCGTCCGCGGCGGACACATCAGCGACTGCCATCATCTTTTCACAGACAAGCCGCTTCAGGCTGATTTTCAACGGATCGCCGAACAGTATGGCGACAAGATCCGCGTCGTGGGCGACGGCCGCGTGCAGGCCGCCTAGACTCCTTTCGGCGCTCTAAGGGGACTCGATCATGACCCTGGCCATCAACCTGATCGACCTTGCCGGGTTCATCGCCTTGCTGCTGTGGGGCACCCATATGGTGCAAACCGGCATCCAGCGCGCCTTCGGTTCGAAGTTGCGCGCGATCCTCGGCAGCGCCTTGCGCAATCGCTTTCGCGCGTTCCTTGCAGGCATGGGTGTCACGGCAGTCCTCCAGAGCAGCACCGCAACCGGATTGATGACGGCCGGTTTCGCAGCGGGCGGCTTTATGGGACTGGTGCCCGCCCTCGCCGTCATGCTTGGCGCCAATGTCGGGACGACCTTGATCGTCCAGGTTCTCTCGTTCGACGTCACACTGGTCGCACCCGCCCTCGTCCTGATCGGCATGCTGATGTTCCGCAGGGATTCGCGGACGCAGGCCCACGACCTTGGCCGCGTGTTCATTGGTCTCGGATTGATGCTCCTTGCGCTGCGCCACCTCCTCGATCTCATGACGGGCTACGAGAGTTCTCCGACCTTGGCCGCGCTGCTGGGCCTGATCTCATCATCATGGTTGCTGGATGTATGTCTTGCGGCCGCATTGACATGGGCCGCCCATTCGAGCGTTGCCATCGTCCTGCTGATCATGTCGCTGGCGACAAAGGGGATCGTACCCCCGGACGCCGCATTCGCGCTGGTACTCGGCGCAAACATCGGAACGGCTATCAATCCCCTGATTGAAGGCCCGGCGGGAGACGATCCTGCGGCCAAACGTCCCGCGCTGGGAAATCTGATCGGTCGCCTTGTCGGCGTTGCTCTCGCAATCGGCTTTCTGGGGCCGATCAGTCAGTTCATCATGGCGATAGAGCCAAACAAAGCGCGCGCCGTTGCCGACTTTCACACGCTTTTCAACCTGGCCATCGCGGTGGTGTCGCTGCCGCTGCTGACACCTTTTGCATCGCTGCTTCACCGCTTGCTTCCTGACCGCGCCGATCCGGCCGATCCCGCGCGGCCACTCTACCTCGACCCCGCGGCAAAGGAGACGCCCATCGTTGCGCTCGGCGCAGCTTCGCGCGAAGCGCTGCGTCTGGCGGACGTGCTGGAAGAAATGCTGCTCGGGGTCAACGCCGGGCTCGCAAAGGGAGACCGCCGGCTACTCGTGGAAATCCGGCGGCGCGAAGATATCCTCGACAAGCTTAACATTGCGATCAAGTCCTACCTGACATCGCTCGATCCGGACGAACTGAATGAGACGGATCAGCGTCGCCTGAATGAAATTCTGACGTTCACAATGAACATCGAACAAGCCGGCGATGTGGTGGACCGCAATTTCCTGCCGCACGCCTCCAAGCGGCTCAAGCGCGGCCTTGTTTTCTCCCACGAGGAGCAGAACGACCTGACTGCGATGATCGCGCGACTTGCGGTCAATCTCAAGACGGCGGCTTCGCTGTTCGTCACCGAAGACCCGCGAACTGCACGGCTGCTGGTCGATGAGAAGGCCGTTTTCAGGGATGCAGAATCAAAGGCAACCGCTTCGCATTTCGACAGACTCAGGGACAGCGATCTTCAGACCGCCCAAGCCAGCTCGATCCATCTCGATCTGTTGCGCGACATGAAGCTGATCAATTCATATATTGTGGCCGCAGCCGCGTATCCCGTGCTGGAGCGCACCGGAGCATTGTTGCCAAGCCGCATGACATAAGCCGCACTGGTTTTGCGCCAGCAGTACGATGCTCGTCGACTAGCGTTCGACGAACGCCTTTTCGATCACGAACTCGCCCGGCTCGCCGTGATTGCCTTCGGTAAAGCCCTTGTCGAGCAACAGCGTACGGGTGTCCTGCAACAACGCGGGGCTGCCGCAGATCATGACGCGATCATGTGCAGCCTCGAGTGGCGCGAGACCCGTATCGTTGAACAGCTTGCCTGATGTCATCAGATCGGTGATCCGGCCGCGATTGCGGAACGGGTCGCGGGTGACCGTCGGATAGTAGATCAGCTGGTTGCGCACCAGTTCGCCGATCAAGTCGTCCTTTGGGAGATGCTCATTGATCATCTCGCCATAGGCCAGCTCAGCGACATGGCGGCAACCATGCAGCAACACGACCTTCTCGAAGCGGTCGTAGGTTTCCGGATCCTTGATGACGCTCAGGAACGGCGCGAGCCCGGTGCCGGTACCGACCAGATAGAGATTTCGGCCATTCCTCAGATTATCGATGACGAGCGTGCCGGTCGCCTTGCGCCCAACGATGATCTCGTCGCCTTCCTTCAGATGTTGAAGCCGCGAGGTCAACGGGCCATCTTGCACCTTGATCGAAAAGAACTCGAGTCGGTCCTCATAATTGGCGCTCGCCACGCTGTAGGCGCGCAGCAGCGGCTTCTCCCCGACCTTCAGGCCGATCATGGTGAACTCGCCGTTGCGGAAGCGGAACGACGGATCGCGTGTGGTGGTGAAGCTGAACAGCGTGTCGGTCCAGTGATGGACGCTGAGGACGCTTTCCTGATTGAAGTTGCTCATGTCGCTCGATCCGGTGTGCGGGTCTGATCGCGGGGCAAAATCAAAAAACGCAGAGACAGATTGCCTCGCCAAATTTCGTTTGTATACTAATGAATAATCCAACTTGATCCCGCCGTCAAGGCGCGCTCAAGTTGGCGCCGACCCGCCGCCAAGCCCCTGAACCAAAGGAATAATCCATGTCCCACGATGCGCCCCAGGGCACCACCGGCCCCACCAAGCTGGTGATCCGCAACATCGGTCTGATCCTGAGCGGGGCGATGGAAAAGCCTATACTGGACGCGGACACCATCATCGCGGAGAACGGCAAGATCACCGCGATCGGGCGGGCAAAGGACATCGACGCGGAAGGCGCGACCACCATCATCGATGCCAATGGCACGACAGTGACTCCCGGCCTGATCGACAGTCACGTTCACCCCGTAGCAGGCGACTGGACGCCGCGACAGAATCAGATCGGCTGGATCGACAGTTTTCTGAACGGCGGCGTGACCACCATGATCTCGGCTGGCGAGGTTCACATGCCCGGCCGTCCGCGCGACATTGTCGGCGTGAAGGCCATGGCGATCTTTGCCCAGCGTGCGTTCGACAATCTTCGCCCCGGCGGCGTCAAGGTTCACGCAGGAGCGCCGGTAATCGAGCCGGGAATGACAGAAGAGGACTTCAAGGAACTGGCCGCAGCGGGCGTCAGGCTGCTCGGCGAAGTCGGCCTCGGCGGCGTCAAGGACGGCCCAACCGCGCGCAAGATGGTGGCATGGGCGCGCAAATACGGCATCCAGAGCACGATTCACACCGGCGGTCCGTCGATTCCCGGATCCGGCCTGATCGACGCGGACGTCGTGCTGGAAGCCGACACCGACGTCGTCGGGCACATCAATGGCGGCCACACCGCCCTGCCCGATGGACAGATCCGCTGCATCTGCGAGGGCTGCAAGCGCGGCCTCGAACTGGTTCACAACGGCAACGAGCGCGCCGCGCTCTATACGCTGCGGATCGCCCGCGAGATGAAGGAACTGAACCGGGTTATTCTCGGCACTGATGCTCCCGCCGGTTCAGGCGTGCAGCCGCTCGGCATCCTGCGCATGGTGTCGCTGCTGTCGTCGCTCGGCGATGTGCCTGCCGAAATCGCGTTCTGCTTTGCCACCGGCAACACCGCGCGGATGCGCGCGCTGGATTGCGGCATTATCGAAGTCGGCCGCGCCGCAGACTTCGTCATCATGGACAGAGCGCAGCACTCGGCCGGAAAGAATATTCTGGAGAGTGTTCAGCTCGGCGACCTGCCCGGCATCGGCATGACCATCATCGACGGTATCGTCCGCACCCAGCGCAGCCGTAACACGCCGCCAGCAACCAACGTGCCGGAGATTGTCGCGCACTAATCAGCGATAGATCACCTCAGCTTGCTCAGCAGCGTCACAAAAGTTTCGCGCTCCTTTGCATCCAGCGGAGCGAGTGTTTCCTTGGTGATGGCCAGCGCATTCGGCGCGGCCTTCTCGGCCATTACCTGCCCTGCACGGGTCAGGCTGACCAAAAGCCGGCGGCCGTCCTGCGGGTCGGAACTTGTTTCGGTCAATCCGCGCGCGGTCAAGCGGTCGATGACACCCTTGATGGTGGCAACATCCATTGCCGTCAAACGACCGAGCTGGTTCTGGGAGCATGGCCCGGTCTCGGTGAGCTTCGCCAAAGCCGCCCATTGCGTCGGTGTCAGATTGATCCCGATTTCCTTCGCAAAGATCGTCGCGTGGCGTTGCCAGACCTGACGCAGGATGAATCCGATCTGATCATCGAGGACATAGGGTGGCTTTGGCCCCTTGGTACTCCGCTTGGGAGCGGCTCCCTTGACCAAGGCTGTTGCTTTACCTTGAGCGCCAGCATTGTTCAGAGCGGCCTTACTAAGAGCAGCTTTATTCAGAGCAGCTTTGGCCATTCTTTTCCCCCAGCATTTCTTCTTGCCTGACGGTGTAAGCCGCCCACCAGTTACACAGCCAGATGTGCATCGCGAATGTCCGGGCGAGCCTCGAGTTCGCTCATCGTGCCGCTGAAGCAGATGCGGCCACGCTCGATGATATAGGCGCGATCCGATATCAGATTCGCAAAGTGAAGATTCTGCTCGGAGACGACGATGCTGACACCCTCCTTCTTCATCGCAAGGATCGCGCCCACCATCTGCTCGACGATCTTGGGCGACAATCCTTCGGATGGCTCATCCAGCAATACCAGCGACGGATTGCCCATCAAGGTCCTTGCGATGGTCAGCATCTGTTGCTCGCCGCCGCTCATGCGCCCGCCCATGCGGCCGCGCATCTCGCCGAGATTGGGAAACAGGTTGAACAGCTTCTCGCGGGTCCACCGCGGTGCATTCAATCGCGGCGGCTGGCGTCCAACTTCGAGATTTTCATCAACGGTAAGGTCTGTGAATATCCGCCGCTCTTCCGGCACATAGCCAAGCCCGCTGCGGACAATGGCGTGGGTCGGCTGGTTCGAAACGTCCTGTCCTTCGAAAACAATCTGGCCTTCGCGCTGCTCGACCAGACCGACAATCGACCTGAACGTCGTCGACTTTCCCGCGCCGTTTCGACCGAGAAGCGCCACGACTTCTCCATCACCCACCTCAAGCGCAACATCGAACAGGATATGCGCTGGCCCGTAATAGCTGTTCAGTCCCTGCACCGAGAGCTTCATGCCGAAGCCCCCTCGCGATGGCGTGCGTCGTACACCAGGCCTTCTCCAAGATAGATTGCGCGGACCTGCGGATTGCGCCGAACTTCCTCCGGCGAGCCCTCCGCGATCAGCGAGCCGC is from Afipia massiliensis and encodes:
- a CDS encoding ABC transporter ATP-binding protein, which codes for MKLSVQGLNSYYGPAHILFDVALEVGDGEVVALLGRNGAGKSTTFRSIVGLVEQREGQIVFEGQDVSNQPTHAIVRSGLGYVPEERRIFTDLTVDENLEVGRQPPRLNAPRWTREKLFNLFPNLGEMRGRMGGRMSGGEQQMLTIARTLMGNPSLVLLDEPSEGLSPKIVEQMVGAILAMKKEGVSIVVSEQNLHFANLISDRAYIIERGRICFSGTMSELEARPDIRDAHLAV
- a CDS encoding amidohydrolase family protein; translated protein: MSHDAPQGTTGPTKLVIRNIGLILSGAMEKPILDADTIIAENGKITAIGRAKDIDAEGATTIIDANGTTVTPGLIDSHVHPVAGDWTPRQNQIGWIDSFLNGGVTTMISAGEVHMPGRPRDIVGVKAMAIFAQRAFDNLRPGGVKVHAGAPVIEPGMTEEDFKELAAAGVRLLGEVGLGGVKDGPTARKMVAWARKYGIQSTIHTGGPSIPGSGLIDADVVLEADTDVVGHINGGHTALPDGQIRCICEGCKRGLELVHNGNERAALYTLRIAREMKELNRVILGTDAPAGSGVQPLGILRMVSLLSSLGDVPAEIAFCFATGNTARMRALDCGIIEVGRAADFVIMDRAQHSAGKNILESVQLGDLPGIGMTIIDGIVRTQRSRNTPPATNVPEIVAH
- a CDS encoding Na/Pi cotransporter family protein, whose protein sequence is MTLAINLIDLAGFIALLLWGTHMVQTGIQRAFGSKLRAILGSALRNRFRAFLAGMGVTAVLQSSTATGLMTAGFAAGGFMGLVPALAVMLGANVGTTLIVQVLSFDVTLVAPALVLIGMLMFRRDSRTQAHDLGRVFIGLGLMLLALRHLLDLMTGYESSPTLAALLGLISSSWLLDVCLAAALTWAAHSSVAIVLLIMSLATKGIVPPDAAFALVLGANIGTAINPLIEGPAGDDPAAKRPALGNLIGRLVGVALAIGFLGPISQFIMAIEPNKARAVADFHTLFNLAIAVVSLPLLTPFASLLHRLLPDRADPADPARPLYLDPAAKETPIVALGAASREALRLADVLEEMLLGVNAGLAKGDRRLLVEIRRREDILDKLNIAIKSYLTSLDPDELNETDQRRLNEILTFTMNIEQAGDVVDRNFLPHASKRLKRGLVFSHEEQNDLTAMIARLAVNLKTAASLFVTEDPRTARLLVDEKAVFRDAESKATASHFDRLRDSDLQTAQASSIHLDLLRDMKLINSYIVAAAAYPVLERTGALLPSRMT
- a CDS encoding DeoR/GlpR family DNA-binding transcription regulator, with the translated sequence MLKMTNKRQTLILEIVREKGFASIEHLAAHFNVTQQTARRIVNQLCDQGLLRRIHGGVGLPVSNQNLAYESRQGLNFEAKRQIAQAVFNFIPDGASIMIGLGTTPEYVARALADRKNLRVITNNLNVASAFARNPDVEITIAGGTLRPLDRDIIGDAAVRFFSRFKTDIGIFGVGGIDEEGTLLDFYSGEVQARQAIVANCRTALLVADASKFGRSATVRGGHISDCHHLFTDKPLQADFQRIAEQYGDKIRVVGDGRVQAA
- a CDS encoding ferredoxin--NADP reductase, translating into MSNFNQESVLSVHHWTDTLFSFTTTRDPSFRFRNGEFTMIGLKVGEKPLLRAYSVASANYEDRLEFFSIKVQDGPLTSRLQHLKEGDEIIVGRKATGTLVIDNLRNGRNLYLVGTGTGLAPFLSVIKDPETYDRFEKVVLLHGCRHVAELAYGEMINEHLPKDDLIGELVRNQLIYYPTVTRDPFRNRGRITDLMTSGKLFNDTGLAPLEAAHDRVMICGSPALLQDTRTLLLDKGFTEGNHGEPGEFVIEKAFVER
- a CDS encoding MarR family winged helix-turn-helix transcriptional regulator, translated to MAKAALNKAALSKAALNNAGAQGKATALVKGAAPKRSTKGPKPPYVLDDQIGFILRQVWQRHATIFAKEIGINLTPTQWAALAKLTETGPCSQNQLGRLTAMDVATIKGVIDRLTARGLTETSSDPQDGRRLLVSLTRAGQVMAEKAAPNALAITKETLAPLDAKERETFVTLLSKLR